The following proteins are encoded in a genomic region of Cricetulus griseus strain 17A/GY chromosome 7, alternate assembly CriGri-PICRH-1.0, whole genome shotgun sequence:
- the Strada gene encoding STE20-related kinase adapter protein alpha isoform X3 — MSSFLPEGGCYELLTVIGKGFEELMTVNLARYKPTGEYVTIRRINLEACSNEMVTFLQGELHVSKLFSHPNIVPYRATFISDNELWVVTSFMAYGSAKDLIGTHFMDGMNELAIAYILQGVLKALDYIHHMGYVHRSVKASHILISMDGKVYLSGLRSNLSMISHGQRQRAVHDFPKYSVKVLPWLSPEVLQQNLQGYDAKSDIYSVGITACELANGHVPFKDMPATQMLLEKLNGTVPCLLDTSTIPAEELTMSPSRSIANPSLNDSLATSNLRPSNGDSPSHPYHRTFSPHFHHFVEQCLQRNPDARPNASTLLNHSFFKQIKRRASEALPELLRPVTPITNFEGSQSQDPSGIFSLVTDLEGLEVDDWEF; from the exons ATGAGTAGCTTTCTGCCAGAGGGCGGGTGTTACGAGCTGCTCACTGTCATAG gTAAAGGATTTGAAGAGTTAATGACAGTGAATTTAGCCAGGTACAAACCAACAGGAGAGTATGTGACAATACGAAGGATCAACCTAGAAGCTTGTTCCAATGAGATGGTGACGTTCTTGCAG GGGGAGCTTCATGTTTCTAAACTCTTCAGCCATCCCAATATAGTGCCATACCGAGCCACCTTCATCTCCGACAATGAGCTGTGGGTCGTTACGTCCTTCATGGCATATG GTTCTGCAAAGGATCTCATCGGCACACACTTCATGGATGGCATGAATGAGCTGGCGATTGCATACATCCTGCAGGGGGTGCTGAAGGCCTTGGACTACATCCACCACATGGGCTACGTGCACAG GAGTGTCAAGGCCAGCCACATTCTGATTTCCATGGATGGGAAGGTCTACCTGTCTGGTCTACGCAGTAACCTCAGCATGATCAGCCACGGGCAGCGGCAGCGTGCGGTCCATGATTTTCCAAAATATAGCGTCAAGGTCCTGCCATGGCTCAGCCCAGAAGTCCTCCAGCAG aaTCTTCAGGGTTATGATGCCAAGTCTGACATCTACAGTGTGGGGATCACAGCGTGTGAACTAGCTAATGGCCATGTCCCCTTCAAGGATATGCCTGCCACTCAG ATGCTCCTTGAGAAACTGAATGGCACAGTGCCCTGCCTCCTGGACACCAGCACCATCCCTGCCGAGGAGCTGACCATGAGTCCCTCACGTTCCATTGCCAACCCTTCCCTGAATGATAGCCTGGCCACTAGTAACCTCCGGCCTTCCAATGGTGACTCGCCTTCCCACCCCTACCACCGAACCTTCTCACCCCACTTCCACCACTTTGTGGAGCAGTGCCTTCAGCGCAACCCCGATGCAAG GCCGAACGCCAGCACCCTCCTGAACCACTCCTTCTTCAAGCAG ATCAAGCGACGTGCCTCAGAGGCATTGCCCGAGTTGCTTCGCCCTGTCACCCCCATCACCAACTTTGAGGGCAGTCAGTCTCAGGATCCCAGTGGAATCTTCAGCCTGGTGACAGACTTGGAAGGCCTGGAGGTGGATGACTGGGAGTTCTGA
- the Strada gene encoding STE20-related kinase adapter protein alpha isoform X4, which yields MTVNLARYKPTGEYVTIRRINLEACSNEMVTFLQGELHVSKLFSHPNIVPYRATFISDNELWVVTSFMAYGSAKDLIGTHFMDGMNELAIAYILQGVLKALDYIHHMGYVHRSVKASHILISMDGKVYLSGLRSNLSMISHGQRQRAVHDFPKYSVKVLPWLSPEVLQQNLQGYDAKSDIYSVGITACELANGHVPFKDMPATQMLLEKLNGTVPCLLDTSTIPAEELTMSPSRSIANPSLNDSLATSNLRPSNGDSPSHPYHRTFSPHFHHFVEQCLQRNPDARPNASTLLNHSFFKQIKRRASEALPELLRPVTPITNFEGSQSQDPSGIFSLVTDLEGLEVDDWEF from the exons ATGACAGTGAATTTAGCCAGGTACAAACCAACAGGAGAGTATGTGACAATACGAAGGATCAACCTAGAAGCTTGTTCCAATGAGATGGTGACGTTCTTGCAG GGGGAGCTTCATGTTTCTAAACTCTTCAGCCATCCCAATATAGTGCCATACCGAGCCACCTTCATCTCCGACAATGAGCTGTGGGTCGTTACGTCCTTCATGGCATATG GTTCTGCAAAGGATCTCATCGGCACACACTTCATGGATGGCATGAATGAGCTGGCGATTGCATACATCCTGCAGGGGGTGCTGAAGGCCTTGGACTACATCCACCACATGGGCTACGTGCACAG GAGTGTCAAGGCCAGCCACATTCTGATTTCCATGGATGGGAAGGTCTACCTGTCTGGTCTACGCAGTAACCTCAGCATGATCAGCCACGGGCAGCGGCAGCGTGCGGTCCATGATTTTCCAAAATATAGCGTCAAGGTCCTGCCATGGCTCAGCCCAGAAGTCCTCCAGCAG aaTCTTCAGGGTTATGATGCCAAGTCTGACATCTACAGTGTGGGGATCACAGCGTGTGAACTAGCTAATGGCCATGTCCCCTTCAAGGATATGCCTGCCACTCAG ATGCTCCTTGAGAAACTGAATGGCACAGTGCCCTGCCTCCTGGACACCAGCACCATCCCTGCCGAGGAGCTGACCATGAGTCCCTCACGTTCCATTGCCAACCCTTCCCTGAATGATAGCCTGGCCACTAGTAACCTCCGGCCTTCCAATGGTGACTCGCCTTCCCACCCCTACCACCGAACCTTCTCACCCCACTTCCACCACTTTGTGGAGCAGTGCCTTCAGCGCAACCCCGATGCAAG GCCGAACGCCAGCACCCTCCTGAACCACTCCTTCTTCAAGCAG ATCAAGCGACGTGCCTCAGAGGCATTGCCCGAGTTGCTTCGCCCTGTCACCCCCATCACCAACTTTGAGGGCAGTCAGTCTCAGGATCCCAGTGGAATCTTCAGCCTGGTGACAGACTTGGAAGGCCTGGAGGTGGATGACTGGGAGTTCTGA
- the Strada gene encoding STE20-related kinase adapter protein alpha isoform X1, with amino-acid sequence MSFLVSKPERIRANEASSESIASFSKPEIMSSFLPEGGCYELLTVIGKGFEELMTVNLARYKPTGEYVTIRRINLEACSNEMVTFLQGELHVSKLFSHPNIVPYRATFISDNELWVVTSFMAYGSAKDLIGTHFMDGMNELAIAYILQGVLKALDYIHHMGYVHRSVKASHILISMDGKVYLSGLRSNLSMISHGQRQRAVHDFPKYSVKVLPWLSPEVLQQNLQGYDAKSDIYSVGITACELANGHVPFKDMPATQMLLEKLNGTVPCLLDTSTIPAEELTMSPSRSIANPSLNDSLATSNLRPSNGDSPSHPYHRTFSPHFHHFVEQCLQRNPDARPNASTLLNHSFFKQIKRRASEALPELLRPVTPITNFEGSQSQDPSGIFSLVTDLEGLEVDDWEF; translated from the exons gccAATGAGGCAAGCTCAGAGTCCATAGCATCCTTCTCTAAACCGGAGATCATGAGTAGCTTTCTGCCAGAGGGCGGGTGTTACGAGCTGCTCACTGTCATAG gTAAAGGATTTGAAGAGTTAATGACAGTGAATTTAGCCAGGTACAAACCAACAGGAGAGTATGTGACAATACGAAGGATCAACCTAGAAGCTTGTTCCAATGAGATGGTGACGTTCTTGCAG GGGGAGCTTCATGTTTCTAAACTCTTCAGCCATCCCAATATAGTGCCATACCGAGCCACCTTCATCTCCGACAATGAGCTGTGGGTCGTTACGTCCTTCATGGCATATG GTTCTGCAAAGGATCTCATCGGCACACACTTCATGGATGGCATGAATGAGCTGGCGATTGCATACATCCTGCAGGGGGTGCTGAAGGCCTTGGACTACATCCACCACATGGGCTACGTGCACAG GAGTGTCAAGGCCAGCCACATTCTGATTTCCATGGATGGGAAGGTCTACCTGTCTGGTCTACGCAGTAACCTCAGCATGATCAGCCACGGGCAGCGGCAGCGTGCGGTCCATGATTTTCCAAAATATAGCGTCAAGGTCCTGCCATGGCTCAGCCCAGAAGTCCTCCAGCAG aaTCTTCAGGGTTATGATGCCAAGTCTGACATCTACAGTGTGGGGATCACAGCGTGTGAACTAGCTAATGGCCATGTCCCCTTCAAGGATATGCCTGCCACTCAG ATGCTCCTTGAGAAACTGAATGGCACAGTGCCCTGCCTCCTGGACACCAGCACCATCCCTGCCGAGGAGCTGACCATGAGTCCCTCACGTTCCATTGCCAACCCTTCCCTGAATGATAGCCTGGCCACTAGTAACCTCCGGCCTTCCAATGGTGACTCGCCTTCCCACCCCTACCACCGAACCTTCTCACCCCACTTCCACCACTTTGTGGAGCAGTGCCTTCAGCGCAACCCCGATGCAAG GCCGAACGCCAGCACCCTCCTGAACCACTCCTTCTTCAAGCAG ATCAAGCGACGTGCCTCAGAGGCATTGCCCGAGTTGCTTCGCCCTGTCACCCCCATCACCAACTTTGAGGGCAGTCAGTCTCAGGATCCCAGTGGAATCTTCAGCCTGGTGACAGACTTGGAAGGCCTGGAGGTGGATGACTGGGAGTTCTGA
- the Strada gene encoding STE20-related kinase adapter protein alpha isoform X2, translating to MSFLANEASSESIASFSKPEIMSSFLPEGGCYELLTVIGKGFEELMTVNLARYKPTGEYVTIRRINLEACSNEMVTFLQGELHVSKLFSHPNIVPYRATFISDNELWVVTSFMAYGSAKDLIGTHFMDGMNELAIAYILQGVLKALDYIHHMGYVHRSVKASHILISMDGKVYLSGLRSNLSMISHGQRQRAVHDFPKYSVKVLPWLSPEVLQQNLQGYDAKSDIYSVGITACELANGHVPFKDMPATQMLLEKLNGTVPCLLDTSTIPAEELTMSPSRSIANPSLNDSLATSNLRPSNGDSPSHPYHRTFSPHFHHFVEQCLQRNPDARPNASTLLNHSFFKQIKRRASEALPELLRPVTPITNFEGSQSQDPSGIFSLVTDLEGLEVDDWEF from the exons gccAATGAGGCAAGCTCAGAGTCCATAGCATCCTTCTCTAAACCGGAGATCATGAGTAGCTTTCTGCCAGAGGGCGGGTGTTACGAGCTGCTCACTGTCATAG gTAAAGGATTTGAAGAGTTAATGACAGTGAATTTAGCCAGGTACAAACCAACAGGAGAGTATGTGACAATACGAAGGATCAACCTAGAAGCTTGTTCCAATGAGATGGTGACGTTCTTGCAG GGGGAGCTTCATGTTTCTAAACTCTTCAGCCATCCCAATATAGTGCCATACCGAGCCACCTTCATCTCCGACAATGAGCTGTGGGTCGTTACGTCCTTCATGGCATATG GTTCTGCAAAGGATCTCATCGGCACACACTTCATGGATGGCATGAATGAGCTGGCGATTGCATACATCCTGCAGGGGGTGCTGAAGGCCTTGGACTACATCCACCACATGGGCTACGTGCACAG GAGTGTCAAGGCCAGCCACATTCTGATTTCCATGGATGGGAAGGTCTACCTGTCTGGTCTACGCAGTAACCTCAGCATGATCAGCCACGGGCAGCGGCAGCGTGCGGTCCATGATTTTCCAAAATATAGCGTCAAGGTCCTGCCATGGCTCAGCCCAGAAGTCCTCCAGCAG aaTCTTCAGGGTTATGATGCCAAGTCTGACATCTACAGTGTGGGGATCACAGCGTGTGAACTAGCTAATGGCCATGTCCCCTTCAAGGATATGCCTGCCACTCAG ATGCTCCTTGAGAAACTGAATGGCACAGTGCCCTGCCTCCTGGACACCAGCACCATCCCTGCCGAGGAGCTGACCATGAGTCCCTCACGTTCCATTGCCAACCCTTCCCTGAATGATAGCCTGGCCACTAGTAACCTCCGGCCTTCCAATGGTGACTCGCCTTCCCACCCCTACCACCGAACCTTCTCACCCCACTTCCACCACTTTGTGGAGCAGTGCCTTCAGCGCAACCCCGATGCAAG GCCGAACGCCAGCACCCTCCTGAACCACTCCTTCTTCAAGCAG ATCAAGCGACGTGCCTCAGAGGCATTGCCCGAGTTGCTTCGCCCTGTCACCCCCATCACCAACTTTGAGGGCAGTCAGTCTCAGGATCCCAGTGGAATCTTCAGCCTGGTGACAGACTTGGAAGGCCTGGAGGTGGATGACTGGGAGTTCTGA
- the Limd2 gene encoding LIM domain-containing protein 2, with protein MFQAAGAAQATPSHEAKGSSGSSAVQRSKSFSLRAQVKETCTACQKTVYPMERLVADKLIFHNSCFCCKHCHTKLSLGSYAALHGEFYCKPHFQQLFKSKGNYDEGFGRKQHKELWAHKEVDSGTKTA; from the exons ATGTTCCAGGCAGCCGGGGCCGCCCAGGCCACCCCCTCTCAT GAAGCCAAAGGCAGCAGTGGCAGCAGCGCGGTGCAGCGCTCCAAG TCCTTTAGCTTGCGGGCTCAGGTGAAGGAGACCTGTACAGCCTGCCAGAAGACTGTGTATCCTATGGAGCGGCTGGTGGCAGACAAGCTCATTTTCCACAACTCTTGCTTCTGTTGCAAACACTGCCACACCAAACTCAG CTTGGGCAGTTATGCTGCACTGCACGGTGAATTTTACTGCAAACCTCACTTTCAGCAGCTGTTTAAGAGCAAAGGCAACTACGATGAGGGATTTGGCCGTAAACAGCACAAGGAGCTCTGGGCCCACAAGGAGGTGGACTCAGGCACCAAGACAGCCTGA
- the Strada gene encoding STE20-related kinase adapter protein alpha isoform X5 gives MSFLVSKPERIRRWVSEKFIVEGLRDLELFGEQPPGDTRRKANEASSESIASFSKPEIMSSFLPEGGCYELLTVIGKGFEELMTVNLARYKPTGEYVTIRRINLEACSNEMVTFLQGELHVSKLFSHPNIVPYRATFISDNELWVVTSFMAYGSAKDLIGTHFMDGMNELAIAYILQGVLKALDYIHHMGYVHRSVKASHILISMDGKVYLSGLRSNLSMISHGQRQRAVHDFPKYSVKVLPWLSPEVLQQNLQGYDAKSDIYSVGITACELANGHVPFKDMPATQMLLEKLNGTVPCLLDTSTIPAEELTMSPSRSIANPSLNDSLATSNLRPSNGDSPSHPYHRTFSPHFHHFVEQCLQRNPDARPNASTLLNHSFFKQIKRRASEALPELLRPVTPITNFEGSQSQDPSGIFSLVTDLEGLEVDDWEF, from the exons AGCAGCCTCCGGGTGACACTCGGAGAAAA gccAATGAGGCAAGCTCAGAGTCCATAGCATCCTTCTCTAAACCGGAGATCATGAGTAGCTTTCTGCCAGAGGGCGGGTGTTACGAGCTGCTCACTGTCATAG gTAAAGGATTTGAAGAGTTAATGACAGTGAATTTAGCCAGGTACAAACCAACAGGAGAGTATGTGACAATACGAAGGATCAACCTAGAAGCTTGTTCCAATGAGATGGTGACGTTCTTGCAG GGGGAGCTTCATGTTTCTAAACTCTTCAGCCATCCCAATATAGTGCCATACCGAGCCACCTTCATCTCCGACAATGAGCTGTGGGTCGTTACGTCCTTCATGGCATATG GTTCTGCAAAGGATCTCATCGGCACACACTTCATGGATGGCATGAATGAGCTGGCGATTGCATACATCCTGCAGGGGGTGCTGAAGGCCTTGGACTACATCCACCACATGGGCTACGTGCACAG GAGTGTCAAGGCCAGCCACATTCTGATTTCCATGGATGGGAAGGTCTACCTGTCTGGTCTACGCAGTAACCTCAGCATGATCAGCCACGGGCAGCGGCAGCGTGCGGTCCATGATTTTCCAAAATATAGCGTCAAGGTCCTGCCATGGCTCAGCCCAGAAGTCCTCCAGCAG aaTCTTCAGGGTTATGATGCCAAGTCTGACATCTACAGTGTGGGGATCACAGCGTGTGAACTAGCTAATGGCCATGTCCCCTTCAAGGATATGCCTGCCACTCAG ATGCTCCTTGAGAAACTGAATGGCACAGTGCCCTGCCTCCTGGACACCAGCACCATCCCTGCCGAGGAGCTGACCATGAGTCCCTCACGTTCCATTGCCAACCCTTCCCTGAATGATAGCCTGGCCACTAGTAACCTCCGGCCTTCCAATGGTGACTCGCCTTCCCACCCCTACCACCGAACCTTCTCACCCCACTTCCACCACTTTGTGGAGCAGTGCCTTCAGCGCAACCCCGATGCAAG GCCGAACGCCAGCACCCTCCTGAACCACTCCTTCTTCAAGCAG ATCAAGCGACGTGCCTCAGAGGCATTGCCCGAGTTGCTTCGCCCTGTCACCCCCATCACCAACTTTGAGGGCAGTCAGTCTCAGGATCCCAGTGGAATCTTCAGCCTGGTGACAGACTTGGAAGGCCTGGAGGTGGATGACTGGGAGTTCTGA